Genomic DNA from Vagococcus luciliae:
TTGTGGCTTGGTCTTTTGCTTATTTCAGTGCATTTTCTAAATCACTAATTAAATCATTACAGTCTTCAATACCACATGACAGACGAATTAAGGTAGAAGTCACTCCCATTTTGATGCGTTCTTCTTCAGGCATACAGGCATGTGACATGGTCCAAGGATAAGATAAAATCGACTCAACACCGCCAAGACTGACAGCCACAATAGGGATTTGACATTTATTGAAGAAGTCTGCCACTTTGTCCTCACAACTTAACTCAAAACTTAAAACAGCGCCACCAGATTGTGTTTGTGCTTGATGAATGTCTGCTTGAGGATGAGATGTTAGTCCAGGGTAATAAACAGATTTTATTTCATCGTGATTTGATAAAAAGTCTGCGATTTTAGCAGCATTTTTAACAGATTGTTTCATGCGAAGTCCCATTGTTTTGACCCCTCTAAGTAGTAACCATGCGTCCTCTACCCCTAAAATACTCCCTAATGCTTTTTGGTGTTTTTTTAGAGTTAAATACAGATCTTCATCATTTGTCGCAATGAGTCCGGCTAAAATATCACTGTGACCATTAATAAATTTTGTGGCACTGTGAATGACAATATCTACCCCAAAATCGAGTGGTTGTTGATGAATAGGTGTCATAAATGTGTTGTCACAAGCAGTTAAAATACCATGTTTTTTTGCCAAATGACAAACAGCTTTTAAGTCTGTAATCGTTAATAAAGGATTTGATGGCGTTTCTAAATAAAATAACTTAGTATTTGGTCGGATGGCATTTTCCCATGCCGAAACATCGGATTCATCAACGAAAGTATGTTCAACTCCAAAACGTGTGAGAAATTCCGTCACAATATGATAAGTACCTCCATAAATGTTTTTTCCAAGAATAAGATGATCTCCTTGAGATAACATAAATAAAACAGAATTGATGGCTGCCATACCAGAAGAAAAAGCTAAACCATATGACGCATTTTCAAGTGAGGCGATGCATTCTTCAACAGCGGTGATGGTTGGATTACCGAACCGAGTGTAGTTATATCCAGTATGATGGAAGACATCATCTTGATGGAACGTGGATGTTTGATATTTTGGAATGGATGCAGCCCCAGTTTCTTTGTCGATAACGGAATAACCGTGTAGTAATTTTGTATTGATGTTCATAAAATCCCCTCCAATTTTATATAAGTTAATTTTATTCTGTTAATACCTTGAACGTAACACTTGCATGTATGCGCTGTCAATTAAATTTTAAGTAAAATTTCGTATTAAAAAACGTTCATATGAATAACATTTCAAATAAATCATTATTTTTGAGAGTAAATTTTTTTAAATGATAGATATTTTGTGTATAATGACAACTATAAATTAGGAATGGAGGTTAAATGATGTGCATATTACTTGAACCTATTGCTCTTTATTATATATCGTGAAATTAAAAGTTGAGTTTTTACATCAGATTAAATTCTGATAAATGCTTAAGCTGAATAAATGAGTTCAGATATGATTGAAGGATAAATAGCGTAAGTAATGTAAGTAATGGCAAATAGTTAGTGAGTTTAGAAGATATAGGAAGTAGGGTTTTATGTAATCGTACAAATGACATGTTTTTTGTAAAATTTAGAGTATTTTAATGGTTTTATTGATATCATAACAAACATGTGTAAAATCTGCTTTTTAAAGTAGTATATTCTCAAAAACGGTTTTGTTAGAAGTTGAAATTATTCTTATTAAATAATTTTTCTGAAAATGTTTTGAAACAAATTAGTTTAAAAAATGATTCTATCAGTGTAGACTGGTAAAAAAGGAGATGATATTCATGATAGATGTTCCATTTTTCTCACAATTTCTTAAAGTGAGTAATTTTTACACGTTGATTGCTATTGTATTGTTAGGTGCGGCAATGGTGTGCTTAAAAATGCTTAAAGACAAAAAAGTAAGTTTTTCTAAACGCATGATTATCGCTTTGATCATTGGTCTAGTACTAGGGATTGGTATTGATATTATCAGTAACAAAAGTGGTATTTACATTGATCATGCTAGAGGAGAAATATCTGCATGGTTTGGACTTATTGGGACAGGATTTTTAAAACTAGTTCAGTTACTTGCTATTCCAGTCGTCTTTTTATCTATTATTAAAGTTGTTGTGGATGTACAAGGTGATCGTATTCGAAGTTTAACAGGTCGTACATTCATTACATTATTAAGCACAACAGCTATTTCTGCGATTGTTGGTATTTTAGTTGTTAAGCTATTTAATTTAAATGCGACTAGTTTTGCAGGAGACTTAACGGAACAAAAGACAGAATTTATAAATAATATTGCCTCACAAAGTTTCCCTGAATTCTTTTTAAATTTAATTCCTAATAATATTATTAGCGTAATGGGAGACAATGGGAGTATCGTATCGGTTGTTATTATTGCAGCGATGTTTGCCAGTGCAATTCGTTTCTTAAAGGTTAAAAAACCAACTGAAGTAGCTCCTTTTGTGACATTTCTAGACTCATTACGTACTACAGTTAATTCTGTTTTGACAAACGTTATTAAATTAATGCCATATGGTGTGGTTGCTCTTGTAAGTAACACTATTATTTCAAATGGTATCCAATCTGTTGTTAGTATGCTAGGATTTATAGCAGCACTTTATACAGGGGTTATCATTATGTTATTGGTATATGTTGTTATTTTAAGTTTTATGGGTGTCAATCCAGTTATGTTCTACAAGAAAGCTTTTAATACATTGTTATTTGCTTTTTCTTCTCGTTCAAGTGTAGGAACATTACCTTATACTCTGCAAACACTTGAAAAAGACATGGGTGTATCAGGTGAAACATCAAACTTTGTTGCAACACTTGGTACAACAATTGGTATGAATGGATGTGCCGGTGTATTTCCGGCAATGCTTGGAACATTAGTTGCCGCAGCAGCGGGAGCTACTATGGACTTTTCATTCTTTGTATTGGTAGTTGTTGTAGTAACAGTTGGTTCAATCGGTATTGCCGGTGTACCAGGAACAGCAACCGTTGCAGCGACCGTTACATTAAATGGATTAGGATATGGCTCAGCTATATCAAGTATTGGAGCAGTTTTTGGAATTGATCCAATTGTTGATATGGGACGTACTATGTTAAATGTTTGTGGCAGTATGGTATCTTCTATTGTGGTAGACAAATGGGAAGGAACGTTTGATAAAGATCAGTTCAATACACCATCAAATCATACGCAAATTAATGAATAATAAAAAGAGACGTTTATCGTCTCTTTTTTGTTTATCTAAAAACATCATTGTATTAGTGAATAGCAACCAGTTTTATGATAAACTAAGTGAGCAAGTTAAATGAAGGAGATAATCAATGACACAATTACATTATGTAGTAGAAGATAAAAAAGGAAGAATTGATAAAGTGCTAGCAGAGGTTTTTTCAGATTATTCACGCTCTCAAATTCAGAGTTGGTTAAAAGAAGAAGCAGTGAATGTTAATGGAGAGATTGTTAAAGCAAATTATAAAGTGAAACAAAATGATTGTATCGATATTGAAATACCAGAAGCAAAAGAATTAACCTTAGAACCACAAGATATCCCATTAGAAATTGTTTATGAAGATGATGATGTGATTGTTGTAAACAAACCTCAAGGAATGGTAGTCCATCCATCTATGGGACATCCTGATGGGACGCTTGTTAATGCATTGTTATTTCACGCAGGATCACTTTCAAGTATTAATGACGTGATCCGTCCAGGGATTGTTCACCGAATTGACAAGGATACATCTGGACTATTGATGGTGGCAAAAAATGATGTGGCACATATTGCGCTTCAGGATGAGTTAAAAGAACGTAAAACACTAAGAAAATATGTGGCATTAGTTCATGAGGTAATTCCACATGAAAAAGGAAAAATTGAAGCACCAATAGGTAGAAGTAAAGACAACCGTCAAAAACAAGCGATCGTAGCAGATGGTAAAGAAGCAGTGACTCATTTTACCGTATTAGAACGATTTTTGGATTATACGTTAATTGAATGTGTCCTTGAAACTGGAAGAACACATC
This window encodes:
- a CDS encoding trans-sulfuration enzyme family protein: MNINTKLLHGYSVIDKETGAASIPKYQTSTFHQDDVFHHTGYNYTRFGNPTITAVEECIASLENASYGLAFSSGMAAINSVLFMLSQGDHLILGKNIYGGTYHIVTEFLTRFGVEHTFVDESDVSAWENAIRPNTKLFYLETPSNPLLTITDLKAVCHLAKKHGILTACDNTFMTPIHQQPLDFGVDIVIHSATKFINGHSDILAGLIATNDEDLYLTLKKHQKALGSILGVEDAWLLLRGVKTMGLRMKQSVKNAAKIADFLSNHDEIKSVYYPGLTSHPQADIHQAQTQSGGAVLSFELSCEDKVADFFNKCQIPIVAVSLGGVESILSYPWTMSHACMPEEERIKMGVTSTLIRLSCGIEDCNDLISDLENALK
- a CDS encoding cation:dicarboxylate symporter family transporter, producing MIDVPFFSQFLKVSNFYTLIAIVLLGAAMVCLKMLKDKKVSFSKRMIIALIIGLVLGIGIDIISNKSGIYIDHARGEISAWFGLIGTGFLKLVQLLAIPVVFLSIIKVVVDVQGDRIRSLTGRTFITLLSTTAISAIVGILVVKLFNLNATSFAGDLTEQKTEFINNIASQSFPEFFLNLIPNNIISVMGDNGSIVSVVIIAAMFASAIRFLKVKKPTEVAPFVTFLDSLRTTVNSVLTNVIKLMPYGVVALVSNTIISNGIQSVVSMLGFIAALYTGVIIMLLVYVVILSFMGVNPVMFYKKAFNTLLFAFSSRSSVGTLPYTLQTLEKDMGVSGETSNFVATLGTTIGMNGCAGVFPAMLGTLVAAAAGATMDFSFFVLVVVVVTVGSIGIAGVPGTATVAATVTLNGLGYGSAISSIGAVFGIDPIVDMGRTMLNVCGSMVSSIVVDKWEGTFDKDQFNTPSNHTQINE
- a CDS encoding RluA family pseudouridine synthase; amino-acid sequence: MTQLHYVVEDKKGRIDKVLAEVFSDYSRSQIQSWLKEEAVNVNGEIVKANYKVKQNDCIDIEIPEAKELTLEPQDIPLEIVYEDDDVIVVNKPQGMVVHPSMGHPDGTLVNALLFHAGSLSSINDVIRPGIVHRIDKDTSGLLMVAKNDVAHIALQDELKERKTLRKYVALVHEVIPHEKGKIEAPIGRSKDNRQKQAIVADGKEAVTHFTVLERFLDYTLIECVLETGRTHQIRVHMDYIGYPIVGDPLYGPKKTIKGNGQFLHAKTLAFTHPTTGELMTFDSELPEIFKKTLKEIENND